Below is a genomic region from Zea mays cultivar B73 chromosome 9, Zm-B73-REFERENCE-NAM-5.0, whole genome shotgun sequence.
TTACCAACAGTTTGATCGCCCCAAAATCGCATGTCTCCCTGAGTTATATGTTAAGCTAAAAAATCCAGTCAAAACTTATTTGAATTGAGCTAAAACATACTATGTTGCATTTATGTGAGTAAATCACACTATATTGTTCACACTATATCCAGCCAACAAGTATTTACTTACCAACATACTATGTTGCATTTATGTGAGCTAAAACATACTATGTTGCTTCACGTGGCATTTGTGTGAGTAAATCACAAAGCTTACTACTAAAACATACTTTAAAATACTGGGCATgaattcttatttgaattgagctAACTTGAACTATATTGTTCTTTTCAGGAGAAGGCAGCTGAGAAAATTGTTGAGAAAATATATCAAACAGAAAGATTTAAGCTAACAAGAGAAGAGGAAAATGCTATTTTCCAAACAACATTCAAGGAAACAACAGGATGTAAGGCAAACAGACTTCATGGTCATGGGTACCTATCAAGATATCCAACAAGAAGTCAAGTGATGGAATCAAAGTTCCTCGAACAAGCTCGTGCCACGGTTGCAACCAACCAAAAGAACATTGAACTCGAAAGTCAGGTCTAGTTGTTAAATGAAAAACTTGCATGTGAGGTTGCAGAACGAGAAAGAATACTACAGGAAAAAATGCAAGCactgcaagaagaagaagaaagaaaaagacAAGTGCAAgtgtttaggtcggtttcattttccactgttaagccgaagcttctccatccgtagcttcggaactggttcgtcCTTCTACCAGATTGCGCCTTTCATACCATGTGCACCTTCATCTCAaggccgaaggttcctgtgacagtatattatacttgaaaaacatgTTAGCCGTAtttttgagaaccttcggaagatgaagaccCCAACACCATCCAACAAGCTCACTCGTCGCAATGATGCAACCCGTACTCGATGGTCGGCGAGCTTAACGAACCAGCGAGTCCTATCCCTCAAACTGCGAAATAGCGTGGCCCCACCCCATTTTTGGCGCCCATGCCTTCAAGAAGATCAACATTCGACACGCACGACTTTGATTCGGTTATTATGAATTTAGTGATAAGTTTGATTCTTTTATCTATATATTGAACTTGTATCATGTATTGATATAGAACTTGAATTCTATGAAAGTTATTTATGGTCTTGTTTAATTTTATCATATAGTGTTATTGGCTATTACGAATAATCGCCATGTGTCCACCACTGCGCACTAGCAGTCTAGCGCCAGCAGAAGCCAGCAGCCTCCAGCCAGCCACCCGGAGCGAGAGAGAAACGAGCGCCCGGGGCCCGGGCAAAGTCCGTCAGGGAAAGCGGAAGCGAGTGGTAGCTTGCCTGGCTAGCTCAGACACAATCCCGGCGCTCGCTGTCGCGGGCTCCCAGCCTCCCCTCGATCGGCCTGGGTCAAGCTCCGCGACCGCGACGGCCACGCACGCAAGCACGCGTCCTCCTTCCATTCCATCGTGCTCTACTgctctgcctgcctgcctgccttatCTCCTCGTACCGACAACACGGATGGTTGACGGGCGGGCGGACGGGCGTACGACGGGCCCCCGTTCGTTCGCAGTGGTCGCGTCGTGGCGCGGGGCGGGGCCTGCTGCGCGCGGTTGCGGATGCGGGCGGGGCTCGTTCGCGATGCGCTGGGGCGTGGAATCACGCAACGCGCAGCCACTTGGCCCCGCCAGGGATTATGCCGCCGGAGGTGCGGGGGCGGCCAGCTTGCCGGAGGAAAAAGGGCTCGGCGCGTGTGGCTGTGTGCCTGTGTGTGGCATGTCCGTCTGTGCCTCTGCCTGCCTGTTCGGGCGTAGAACGGCCGGGATTTCTTGAGCGGATTTCTTGAGCGGGTTTCCTGCCTTTTCCTCAGTAGATTTGATTGTGATGCCACGCTCGGCTTCATCTGCACGAGTATCAGTCATGCGAACATCACCAGCAACTTCCTGGGCAATAATCCCAGCAGCTGCCACAAGGGAATCTGTAAGTGTAGACTTGCCTGCAAAAAAACAATAATACAAAGAAAACATATTAACGAGCATTATTCACAACAATTACACCTTTCTTCATGCAGGCAATGTTCCCAAATGGGAAGGGCGCAAGGGCAGGCATTCCTCGTTCCTCCTTCCTAATCTGCTCTACTGCAAGGGTTTCATCAGCCGTCGCCCGTCCGGGTTTCAGGTTGAGGTACGCGCCGCCCCCAATCTCCATTCCTAATCTCCGAGCTCCGTCCCCCAATCTCTGTTCGCCGTCCGTCGTTCGGCTCCACTCTCCAGGCCGACCTGGGACCGAGCAGGCACGCACCGGCACACACTCTCCCTGGTCCGTCGTTCATCTCTGAAGCATCGGCTGTCTCTTTTTTTTTCTCTATTGTCGGCAGCTTGCACGCGTCGGTGCCAGGTCTGGTTACTGTTTTGGCTTTTGCGTTTTGGATCTTGCTGTTGTGTGTTATCTGTCAGACTTCCAATTAGAGAAGAACCAGGATTCACAAAAGCACGATTAGCCATGTTCTGAATATGGCTTTGGACTGCCCCAGAGAAACTGGGGCCCTGATAAAGTCCCAGGAGTGCTGAAATGCCCAGGAGTTCTGAATATTGCTATCTGTTGAAAGTCCCAGGAGTTCTGAATATTGATAAAGTCCCAGGAGTGCTGAAATGCCAAATAGGGGATTTTGAATTCTGATAGGACTCATTCCATTTCCAGTTGGAGATCTGGTGAAAGCTTGCAGCATATTGCTATCTGTTGGACTACTGTATTGAGCCCATGCCCCTGTCACAAGGATTAGGGAAAAAAACTTAATTAATTTTTATATACAGGGGGATTGACTCCAAAATACATGGGGGCAGCATTATACAAAAACTAGTTCCAACAGAAGTACCTTGAGGAGAGTTAGCAATAGGTGAGCCAACATGAGAATGTTTGTAGGTTCTTGGCTCTTCTTGGTCCAAATCGTGACCAAGCTGCTACATCAAGCTAAGTCataagaaaacaaaaaaaatatcAGATCAGTAAACTACATTAGAAAAAATTTAAAAATATCAGATAAGTAATGATCAGTAAACTACATGGGAAAAATTCACATGTAGGAAAAGTAAGTGAAACAGCATGGTGCCAAAAGCTCAATTTCAGACATGTAGATTCACACACATTAAATGACTCCGGAAGGAGTAAAGAAACGGACAATTTAAATTGCAAGTGAATTATTCAAAATAAAGTCAGCCGTCACTGCACTATACATCTAACTTCCAAGCTTATCAGAAGCAGTAACTTCATAAGTCTCTAGAGTATCATCATAAGAATGTGGCACCCAGAACCACAGCAAAATGACAGCTCCAgcaaatataaatatatatatatatataattcagaaTATTGGTGAGAAGCTGTAACAAGCAAATAGCCTTGAAAACTAAATCAGAGTCATACTTTCTGCGTGTTCCACCAGGACGACTTGGTTCCAACTTGATTCGTTTTCCAGCTATCTCACTTTTATTCAGTGACCGAAGAGCAGCCTCTGCTGCTCTTACATCATAGAACTCAATAAACTTGTTGGTGTTTACCGTCAGCATCTATTACTGCACATAATTCCATAAACCAATCTATTGTTATACTTACATGATTTTTTTGTTCCCTGCCCTGTCAGCATCTATTTTCCTGACCTATGATGACGACTCAAGGAGGTTTGCAGCCGACAAGCAATGAAGCTAATACGTGCACCAACGACAATGGTAGCCAACTTGGTACACGGATTGTGGACGAGATTATGGCCGGGAAGAACGTCTTCTTTGATCTTCCTGACAAGTAAAAATCTATCTACCCATATTGTTCTCTACTGCTTTGGCCTTGGCGCAGATCATAATTATAGTATATTGTTTTCATACCTCTTAATTGTTGAATGAAATCTTTTTACAACACTATTTTAGTCATTGTTTGCTTAGAATATATTTGTGTTGCAGGTTGACTGGTGAGATATGGACCTTGAAATTCCATTGCATTGGAGCACAACCTGGAAAAGAAATTGTCACAGTAAATATTGATAAAGCTTATGTTGCCTTTTACAACGTGGTGTACATAAAATCGAAACTTGGATATTCTGGGAGGGACTTCTTGTTTTacaagaaacgatgtggcattgaTCGATCCAGGCTATTGGCACTTGATTACATCCACCAAGAAGAGGCCATGCTGTCTGATAACATGGATGAGAGAAAAATAAGTTTTGTGCTCACAAAAGATCCACCCAGTGATCTAGAGGTAAGCATAACTCCCATCAAGCGTCCAAGGCAGCGAACAAATGTTGATGAAGAAACTATAGAAGTGTCGATTGATGCATATAAGGAGTGGCTTGCAATACTACAACATGATAATCCAGAAACGGGTAAGTTAAGATGTCAAACTCATTACATTAAATACATGATATGTTATAGTTTCCACAGTTAAACTTACATATTGTTTAAGTGCAGATTTAATGGATGACTTCAGGGAGGATACGATCAAAACATATAAAGAATGGTTAAGGCATCAAGGCGATCTTCCAGATATCTGTAATTTCTTTTATTTACAGCCTACTAACATATAGTGTATATTTTCGCAAATTGTTAGAGATGTAACTGATGCCTATGCTATCCGCAGTATTGTATGAACGACAAAGCAATGATGACCTAATATTATCAGATGAAGAAATTCATGGCAGCAGCAAACCTACTGCTAATTGGCCATCTCATGCTAGACGTCATAGGAAAAGAGATCCTGGTATTTTTTACTAAGAGTGTTTTTTATTTAAATGTTGCAATCTTCTACTTTGAATATTTCTACCCATTCAGATGTTATTGGTATATATGTAGATAACGATGGAGTCTTTAAAAAGGAGGGGCGTGGTACCCTTAAGGGTATAGCAGCAGCCACCAAGCGAATCAAGAACGGTGATCACAAACTTAAGATTGAATTTTCATCTAAGCTTGGAGGTCCTGTAGGACCAAACGCTCGCACTTTTGTGGATGAAATCGTATTGTTTACAAAGAAAAAGGCACCACTCATTGGAGTGAAAAAGTGGAAAGATATAGAGCTCAATGTTAGATCTTCTATAGCCTCTGACGTACTGGTATGTGAAATTTCTTTACTTGAGCCCTAACAGTTAGCTAGAACTATTAGTGGTCTACTATTCCCAAATTACTAGACAATTAACCTTCTCTTTATATCAAAACTGAAACAGCGAAGGTGGGAGTTTCTAACCAATGAGGACGCGCATGAAAAGATCTGGTCTATTGCTAAGGAGAGATACAAAGGATGGCGATCAACGTTAAGCTCAACATACAAGGCATACAATAGCTATGCTGAAAGGATGA
It encodes:
- the LOC103638414 gene encoding uncharacterized protein, whose protein sequence is MTTQGGLQPTSNEANTCTNDNGSQLGTRIVDEIMAGKNVFFDLPDKLTGEIWTLKFHCIGAQPGKEIVTVNIDKAYVAFYNVVYIKSKLGYSGRDFLFYKKRCGIDRSRLLALDYIHQEEAMLSDNMDERKISFVLTKDPPSDLEVSITPIKRPRQRTNVDEETIEVSIDAYKEWLAILQHDNPETDLMDDFREDTIKTYKEWLRHQGDLPDILLYERQSNDDLILSDEEIHGSSKPTANWPSHARRHRKRDPDNDGVFKKEGRGTLKGIAAATKRIKNGDHKLKIEFSSKLGGPVGPNARTFVDEIVLFTKKKAPLIGVKKWKDIELNVRSSIASDVLRRWEFLTNEDAHEKIWSIAKERYKGWRSTLSSTYKAYNSYAERMKNKPEDVDIVEWHYMMLYFGSEKFQKISSRNSENRQKQRTKHIMGSRTFSQISFQQRDPETGIEPTDLSLWMTTHCKNDEWSEEASRGIYEKAAEKIVEKIYQTERCHLTREEENAIFQTTFKETT